A single window of Parcubacteria group bacterium DNA harbors:
- the xerA gene encoding site-specific tyrosine recombinase/integron integrase encodes MKKDLYDLLLDYMEYLEVELNRSQKTIENYNHYLQRFIEFIDDVYGITVPEKITLEMVRKYRIYLHRFETESGKTFQISTLNYHVIALRNFLKYLAKQDIQTLAPEKIEVGKNPDRQVEFLEPEEVDRLLHAANGPDLASQRDRALLELLFSAGLRVSELTSLDREDVNLERQEFSVRGKGNKLRVVFISDTAKKTLQNYLSKRRDIDPALFVRVRTGTHKEADAEGLRLTPRSAQRIVKKYALKAGIVKDVHPHTLRHTFATDLLQNGADIRSVQAMLGHANITTTQIYTHVTNQNLKGIHDRFHGKKKKQ; translated from the coding sequence ATGAAAAAAGATCTTTATGACCTCCTTTTGGACTATATGGAATATTTAGAGGTGGAATTAAATCGCAGCCAAAAAACCATTGAAAATTACAATCACTACTTACAGCGATTCATTGAGTTTATTGATGATGTGTATGGTATTACCGTCCCGGAAAAGATCACATTGGAAATGGTGCGTAAATACCGCATTTATCTCCATCGATTTGAAACGGAGAGTGGTAAAACATTCCAAATATCCACACTAAATTATCATGTGATCGCTCTGCGCAATTTTCTCAAATATCTCGCAAAACAGGATATTCAGACTCTTGCGCCGGAAAAAATTGAAGTGGGAAAGAATCCCGATAGACAAGTGGAATTTCTTGAGCCGGAAGAGGTTGATCGGTTGCTTCATGCGGCAAATGGACCGGATCTTGCATCGCAGCGAGATCGCGCGCTTTTGGAATTACTTTTTTCTGCCGGGTTGCGTGTGTCAGAATTGACTTCTTTGGATAGAGAAGACGTCAATCTGGAACGGCAAGAATTTAGCGTGCGTGGCAAGGGCAACAAATTGCGTGTGGTGTTCATTTCAGATACGGCAAAAAAAACTCTGCAAAATTATCTATCAAAAAGACGTGATATCGACCCCGCACTTTTTGTCCGTGTCCGCACAGGCACGCACAAAGAAGCGGATGCGGAGGGATTGCGGTTGACGCCACGCAGTGCTCAGCGCATCGTCAAAAAGTATGCGCTCAAAGCAGGTATTGTCAAAGATGTGCATCCACATACATTGCGCCACACATTTGCCACAGACCTCCTCCAAAATGGCGCGGATATTCGTAGCGTGCAGGCGATGCTTGGTCACGCCAATATCACCACAACACAGATCTATACGCATGTGACAAATCAAAACCTCAAAGGCATCCACGACCGGTTTCATGGGAAAAAGAAAAAGCAGTGA
- a CDS encoding LysM peptidoglycan-binding domain-containing protein, with amino-acid sequence MAFRKRSYFGIGKFIRQNGSLTMLAMIATLIVMGNISAKKSHDDSFLLGHWSDKKVHRTVVYKDDDSIVLDGSIVSDVQTSVSSSEEKEAVSKQTQLSILSNVDEELLSDAAIMPPRREGASDPENEGDVILYTVQIGDTLSTIAQKHGVTTATLFWANEIEDVDDIKPGDTIFILPESGVKHKIASGDTIEKIADKYKVERREIITYNNLPANGELNVGEEIFIPGAQKEIPKPEPEPLFAPRDYVATGNGSTNLGSAIVKNSAKSRRAGNSFPYGYCTYYVANKRAVSWRGNAGAWLYNARAAGYSTGKKPQVGAIVVTTEDARYGHVAYVESVGSGTITISEMNYKGWGVVNTRTLSQNARVIRGYIY; translated from the coding sequence ATGGCTTTTCGCAAGCGATCCTATTTTGGTATTGGAAAATTCATCAGACAAAATGGCAGCTTGACAATGTTGGCAATGATTGCAACTCTTATCGTCATGGGGAACATCTCGGCAAAAAAAAGCCACGATGACTCTTTTTTATTGGGACATTGGAGTGATAAGAAGGTTCACCGCACAGTTGTATACAAAGACGATGATAGCATCGTTTTGGACGGCAGTATCGTGAGTGATGTGCAAACAAGCGTTTCCTCATCAGAAGAAAAGGAAGCTGTTAGCAAGCAAACACAATTAAGCATTCTTTCAAATGTCGATGAGGAACTCTTGAGTGACGCCGCAATCATGCCCCCAAGACGCGAAGGTGCGAGCGATCCTGAAAATGAAGGTGACGTCATCCTCTACACCGTACAAATTGGTGACACACTGAGCACAATTGCCCAAAAACATGGCGTTACCACGGCAACCTTGTTTTGGGCGAATGAAATTGAAGATGTTGATGATATTAAGCCGGGTGACACAATCTTCATTTTGCCGGAATCCGGTGTAAAACATAAGATCGCTTCCGGAGATACGATAGAAAAAATTGCAGATAAATATAAGGTGGAGAGAAGGGAAATTATCACATACAACAATTTACCGGCAAATGGTGAACTAAACGTCGGTGAAGAAATTTTTATACCCGGCGCACAAAAGGAAATCCCAAAACCTGAGCCGGAACCACTTTTTGCGCCGCGTGATTATGTGGCAACAGGCAATGGTAGCACAAATCTCGGCAGCGCTATCGTGAAAAACTCTGCAAAATCACGGCGAGCAGGAAACAGCTTTCCCTATGGATATTGCACATATTACGTCGCAAACAAACGCGCTGTATCATGGCGTGGCAATGCCGGTGCATGGCTCTATAATGCACGTGCCGCCGGATACTCAACGGGTAAAAAACCGCAAGTTGGCGCAATCGTCGTAACAACAGAAGATGCCCGCTACGGTCACGTGGCTTATGTCGAATCCGTTGGTAGCGGTACGATCACCATTTCTGAGATGAATTATAAGGGGTGGGGTGTCGTCAACACACGCACGCTCAGCCAAAATGCACGCGTGATCCGTGGATATATTTATTAG
- a CDS encoding bacteriohemerythrin → MEIRFLWTEDMTVHNDILDMQHKQLFGKINELLEAIVNETTENVVDDMVQFFKDYMDQHFHYEERYLTENGYPDVLAHKQKHAVFVDKYYELKKKLGDGVDTNTLVLEIENFMGSWLTQHILVEDHLYARYFQEKNIQ, encoded by the coding sequence ATGGAGATTCGATTTCTGTGGACAGAAGATATGACGGTGCATAATGATATATTGGATATGCAACACAAACAACTTTTTGGCAAGATCAATGAGTTGTTGGAGGCCATCGTCAATGAAACAACTGAAAATGTCGTGGATGATATGGTACAATTTTTCAAGGATTATATGGACCAACATTTTCATTATGAAGAACGTTATCTGACAGAGAATGGGTATCCCGATGTTCTGGCACACAAACAAAAACACGCTGTTTTTGTAGATAAATATTACGAACTTAAAAAAAAGCTGGGGGATGGCGTTGATACCAATACACTCGTTTTGGAGATTGAAAACTTCATGGGATCCTGGTTGACACAACACATTCTCGTAGAGGACCATCTCTATGCACGCTACTTTCAGGAAAAAAATATACAATAG
- a CDS encoding UvrD-helicase domain-containing protein, with amino-acid sequence MKKLLEGLNQPQVEAVTAFQGPFLVIAGAGSGKTTALTRRIAYLICERGVAPSRILAVTFTNKAAAEMRTRVAEHLDLRYARPLIGTFHSVCVKILREDIHFLGYDASFSILDQQDQHVLIKKILKELELPKQQFAPRAVAESISRAKNDLLSPDAFATQVDGFFQENIARVYDRYQRTLRENHSLDFDDLIRLTIALFTAYPDVLKKYQERFHFVLVDEYQDTNYAQYTLIKMLTKIHQNIFVVGDDWQSIYKWRGADVSNILNFEHDFKKATVIKLEQNYRSTQNILDAAYYVIKNNVGRSDKNIWTQSGSGKKLIVYEAHDEREEAMYIVSRIATLKEEGYTENDFVVLYRTNAQSRIIEEFFLKNGINYRIVGGIKFYERKEVKDIIAYIRLIVNHADILSLERAVGCPKRGIGNKTFMQWLDSARMKQLDPITFGCSPHMSTSAIAKSKQGVIKDFCQLIENMTAYAKTHDLDDVVTSVYEKSGYKNTLLDGTMEGEVRHENVQELLSVATKYDGIASALQLFVEEISLASDTDKIDRDTNMVHLMTLHSAKGLEFPVVFITGLEEGLIPHSRSMVSEEEMEEERRLIYVGITRAKKHVYFLCTRQRLLFGSLQANIPSRFLDDIPEKLLHKEQTTTERSLYIPLEEKPQSVLYKPEKDAGFVDGDKVRHKTFGEGIVVGQTDVIIHIVFKEHGLKKLAKSIAPLERI; translated from the coding sequence ATGAAAAAATTATTGGAAGGGCTTAATCAACCGCAGGTCGAGGCTGTTACCGCTTTTCAGGGGCCTTTTTTGGTCATTGCGGGAGCAGGATCGGGCAAAACCACAGCACTGACACGCCGCATCGCCTATTTGATCTGTGAACGTGGCGTGGCGCCATCGCGCATCCTTGCTGTGACATTTACCAATAAAGCCGCTGCAGAGATGCGTACACGCGTGGCGGAGCACCTTGATCTGCGATATGCGCGACCCCTCATCGGAACATTTCATAGCGTCTGCGTCAAAATTTTGCGAGAAGACATCCATTTTCTGGGCTATGATGCATCCTTTTCGATTTTGGATCAGCAGGATCAACATGTTTTGATCAAAAAAATCCTCAAAGAGCTGGAATTACCCAAACAACAATTTGCACCGCGTGCTGTGGCAGAAAGCATCTCTCGTGCAAAAAATGATCTCCTGTCGCCGGATGCATTCGCAACACAGGTGGACGGTTTTTTTCAAGAAAATATTGCCCGTGTCTATGATCGTTATCAAAGAACATTACGAGAAAACCATAGCCTCGATTTTGATGATCTGATCCGACTGACGATCGCACTTTTTACCGCATATCCTGATGTATTAAAAAAATATCAAGAACGATTTCACTTTGTGTTGGTGGATGAATACCAGGACACAAACTACGCACAATACACCCTTATCAAAATGCTCACAAAAATACATCAGAATATCTTTGTGGTAGGTGATGATTGGCAATCGATCTATAAGTGGCGCGGTGCAGATGTAAGTAACATCCTCAATTTTGAACATGACTTTAAGAAAGCAACCGTGATCAAACTGGAGCAAAATTATCGCTCAACACAAAACATTCTTGATGCGGCGTATTATGTGATCAAAAACAATGTCGGACGCAGCGACAAAAATATTTGGACACAGTCCGGATCAGGAAAAAAATTGATCGTCTATGAAGCGCATGATGAACGAGAGGAAGCAATGTACATTGTGTCGCGCATTGCCACACTCAAAGAAGAAGGTTACACGGAAAATGATTTTGTCGTACTATATCGCACCAATGCACAATCACGCATAATTGAAGAGTTTTTTCTCAAAAATGGCATAAACTATCGCATTGTCGGGGGGATTAAATTTTACGAGCGCAAAGAAGTAAAAGATATCATCGCATATATCAGACTGATCGTAAATCATGCTGACATATTGTCACTTGAACGTGCCGTTGGCTGTCCCAAGCGCGGTATTGGTAATAAAACGTTTATGCAATGGCTGGATAGTGCACGCATGAAACAATTGGATCCGATCACGTTTGGATGCAGTCCGCATATGTCTACTTCTGCTATTGCCAAGAGCAAACAAGGTGTGATCAAAGATTTTTGTCAATTGATCGAAAACATGACAGCGTACGCAAAAACACATGATTTGGACGATGTTGTTACCTCTGTATATGAAAAAAGCGGCTATAAAAATACGCTGTTGGATGGAACGATGGAAGGTGAGGTACGCCATGAAAATGTGCAGGAACTTTTATCTGTTGCGACAAAGTATGATGGCATCGCATCAGCGTTGCAACTTTTTGTAGAAGAAATCTCCCTCGCGAGTGATACGGACAAAATTGACCGGGATACAAATATGGTGCACTTGATGACATTGCACAGTGCCAAGGGTTTGGAGTTTCCCGTGGTTTTTATCACAGGATTGGAAGAAGGTCTGATCCCACACAGTCGCTCAATGGTTAGCGAAGAGGAAATGGAGGAGGAACGACGCCTAATCTATGTTGGGATCACACGCGCAAAAAAACATGTGTATTTTTTGTGCACGCGACAACGATTGCTTTTTGGATCATTGCAAGCAAATATCCCATCACGATTTTTGGACGATATTCCGGAAAAATTACTTCACAAGGAACAAACGACCACTGAACGTTCTCTTTACATTCCATTGGAAGAAAAACCGCAAAGTGTTTTATATAAACCGGAAAAAGATGCGGGATTTGTCGATGGCGATAAGGTGCGTCACAAAACATTTGGAGAGGGCATTGTTGTCGGACAAACCGATGTCATCATTCATATCGTATTTAAAGAACATGGCTTGAAAAAGCTCGCCAAAAGCATCGCACCCCTTGAGCGCATATGA
- a CDS encoding PrgI family protein, producing the protein MQIVPQYIDVEDKIAGPLTWKHIGWFFGGGVLAFVAWTVLDRMTFIVVAVLLVIATALMAFYRPNGVSMVEFLGYGLRFLFQPKVYTWQREAENVKAKKAKPVTIASVQKEKKLTTDDIAAIAQTLDSHGVERSERIKQLIKERAGKNKE; encoded by the coding sequence ATGCAGATCGTGCCACAATATATCGATGTTGAAGATAAAATTGCCGGGCCATTGACGTGGAAACATATTGGATGGTTTTTTGGTGGCGGAGTTTTGGCTTTTGTGGCGTGGACAGTCCTGGATCGTATGACATTTATCGTTGTCGCTGTACTACTTGTGATCGCTACGGCTTTAATGGCTTTTTATCGTCCGAATGGCGTATCGATGGTGGAATTTTTGGGCTATGGTCTGCGATTTCTCTTTCAACCGAAAGTGTATACATGGCAAAGAGAGGCGGAAAACGTCAAGGCAAAAAAAGCAAAACCTGTGACGATCGCATCAGTGCAAAAAGAAAAAAAATTGACGACAGATGACATCGCCGCAATTGCACAAACATTGGATTCGCATGGCGTGGAACGCAGTGAACGCATCAAGCAATTGATAAAAGAGCGAGCAGGTAAAAATAAAGAATAA